The window AGTCATGCCaatataattatatgttataAGCATTTTTAGTCTTGTTTGATTTGTTTGCATAACATTCTGCAAAATCATAGATAAAGTTTGTTCAAAATAAAGATGTCAAATAGTCTGAGTCATGCAATAATGTAAAGATGGAtatggttttataatttttttatgtacCAACTTAGTTACATGTATATAGGAAGAACACTACACTATactatatattctgaatataccTTCACCTAGGGAATTCAGAAAACTGGCATATGTTATGTATCTGGCTTTCACTATAGACTAGCTATATTCTTCAGAATAGTCCTATAGATTATAGCACTGGTACTTTTCATTCATGTATTATTCCTGCTACATTTACACTTGTGGGTTGCAGGTCAGGGTAAAAAAATAGTGGTGTCAAACACTTAGCATAAATATAATACCCAGATTCTTGACTAACTATGAAGTCTTGAGAAATTCAAATAGacactgacatttaaaaatagtaactaCCAAgggtcttgtttgtttgtttgtttgtttgaataaaGGATTGAAAATTCTGGTGCAGTTACATGAAAGGACTAGGGGAAATGGGGAAAAATGAAGCAGCATTTTATGTTCATCTTTACAAGTATCAGCTGTTTTGAATTGGGGAATGCttgcagaataaatatttttgcttgaAATACTTTGTCTGGTTGATCCACATCAGTATATTTAGTCTAGTATATTAGTTGAAGTTACAGCAGAGATTAATcactaaaaatactttaaaatcaaacaaatgatcactttaaaatagaacactgagaaccaaaatcttttcattttctcactcTATTCTACTTTCATTTCACTATggcatgtaaaaaaaataaaagaaaagaataaaagatgccCAAAGAAATGTGTGCACTATAGCAATTGTGTAATTAGttctatgttttaaaaagtattaattctTTATCACATTGAGTGAAAAAGGTACATATGCATTCCAAAACAACATGCAGATTTTAGTTTAGGAATATGTGTCTCTGATATTGACTGTTTTATCATCTGATTTGTAGTCtcattagatttttaaagaattattttcatgatCTTCAGACATGTTTTTTTAGATACAGAAACTAAACCCTTGCTGTATCAATCAAGAAGAGATATTTGCAATATAGACATCGATAAGAATTGCATCTTCATTGTAATGATGTATAACTTTGAGTTAAAATACAGAAGCATCCCAATAACATTCTGCATAATTGTAGATAATTTTTGTTCAAAAAAAGACGTCAAATAttctttcatgaaagaaaaaagatggatgtggttttataatttttttcacttttaccaACACAGCAAATATAGTGAGAagcaataagaaaatttaaaaagacacaaacaaacaaaacaaacctgaaTGACTGGTTAATGTatcagaacatatttttaaagaacatatgcTGTGATCCAAAGTGGGAAAGATTTTTATGGGTTTATGATACAAGGGGACTCATGcttagcaaagctctaagcaatGTAAATATTTAGATAAATGGTCAATGATAGTATTAATTAGTAATGGACTAGTGTTATTTGAAACGCATTCAAAAACCAGTTGAGTTCAAGGGTGAACTCCTGAAATGATGTAAAGTTTaagaactatttattttaaatttcaatgtcAACAAATGTACATATTCTTTACCCAAGAAAATTAAGAGATCTACTTGATAAGGGGGATTCACATGACAGTTCCAGAAGAAAGTACTAATATTGTTTAAAAGCTCAGAAAACTGTAAGTGCATTTGTAGTGGAATGAAATTTTGCCCTTCTTTCTcgccctgcacaaaactcagctcaaagtggatcaagaatctAGGTATTAGAGCAGGAATCTTGCATAtacaagaagaaaacattggCCCCCAAACACTTTACATACACAaagcaattcccatcaaaatttcaaTTATGCTATTCATGGGAGTGGAAAAAGCACTCAccagaatacccaaagcaattcttagcaaaagtaaatggataaataaataataaataaataaacaaaattatgcaGGCAGTATCACAATATCAGCCTTATATTATACTAAAGAGCTATAGGAATAGAACTAATATTGGCAGCAAGACAGGGAAGAAGACctgtggaatagaatagaagacacagaaataaaaacacaaaaacacagctaactcatcctagacaaaggagccaataACTTACACTGgggaaaagacagcctcttcaacaaattgagCTTAGAAAACTGTAAATGCATATGGAGTAGAATGAAATTTTACCCctctttctcaccctgcacaaaactcagctcacaGTGGATCAAGAATCTAGGTATTAGACCAAAAATCTTGcatatactagaagaaaataggcCCAACACTTCAATATATTGGAACAGGACTGACATCCTTAATAAGAGACCCAAATATCAAAAGTTAAAAGCAATAAACagtaaatggaatggcatcaacCTAAAAATCTTCTTTACATCAAAAAAACTTTCGAGAATGTAAAGAGTgtactgaatgggagaaaatctttgccactttcCCCAGGAtacagcattaatttccaggataaatatcaagaaacccaaaaacttaacatcaaaagaaaaccaaatagcccaatcaataaatgagtaaaGGAACTGAAAAAGCAagtcatagaagaagaaatacaaatggtcaatatatatatatatgaaaaattcttctctaggaattagagaaatgtaaattaaaactacacagaggTTTCATCTCATTGATGTCAGAATGggattatcaagaatacaatagcAATAAATTTTTAGTGAGAATGTGGGGATAAATCTACATTCATACATTGATGGGATGagtacaaattggtgcaatcactctggaaagcagtgtttagatgcctcaaaaaaaaaaaaaaaaaaaaaaacaaggaatggaaccatcacTTGAACcggatatcccactccttggtaagTACCCATAggatttaaaatcatcatactacagtgaaaGAGCtccattaatgtttatagcagtcaTTTTACAGTAGCTAagtatggagccaacctaggtgtccttcaggagatgaataggtaaagaaaatgtggtatagatacacaatggaggcttactcagtcataaagaagaatgagctTATGACATGAGTCCTGACAAATGGATAGATCTGTAAAAtgccatgctaagtgaagtaagcaagTCCCAAAAAAACACAGGACCTATGCTTTCTCTAATAGGTACAAGAAAGGTAACTCACAATAAATTGCAGGGGCAGGGGAATGAGGGAAATTAGAAGTGCAGTAGATTAGATAATGAGGAATGGAACTAAGTGAGGAAGGATAGGATACACATGAGATTGCATATTCCATATATTTAGCCTTTAGAGACTAGGAAACTCTGACTCTTAAATCCAATGTCCTGCAATACATTTTCTAACCAacagtttaatatttttctttcttagtgacTGTCATTCTataaattttggaagaaaatgaaagatacaCCATAAAACACTAACTCCTTTGTTTAAGCAACTGAGTGGGTACATAAAGCAATTTAATGATAAAAGACTTAGAGAAGAGATGAGTTGATCATTAGAATGCATGATCAAAGGTCAATTCCAAAACAATCCTGTCATATCCCTCAAAACAGGGAACAAGTTTTGTTAGAGGTAAGTATAAATTTTTATTGCACTCAGCATTATCTCAATACATTTCATTGAACTCTAATATATTACACTGAAACTCAGACAACAAGGGATGAATAAAAGTAGTGCCTCTTATTTTTAATACCTACTTGCTGAAATCTGTCAATATTTCTCATAATATAACCAAGGGTTCTCATTGTACTTAATCTATAAAGGTGAAACAAAAAGTGATGCTTTATAGAACTGCTGGTTCAACACAGTGAGTTTTAAAGACTCGCATATGAATCTGCTGCAgtcaccttttatttttgtttgtggcaGCTTTATTAAGCACAAAGAAAAGCTAGGCTGTAGCACAAGGAGTGATTTCTAGATATGTACTTCTAACTCCTTATTCTTACTTCTGTAGTGTTCACTGGGAAATTTGAGAAGCATACCTTCTGAAATTCTTCAGAAGAAATATACACAAgcagcatatttttttaattaaactgaaAATCATAAAGCACTCTGaacatttatgattattttaaattcaatttcatGAATGAAAACATGTTAAAAAACATTCTGGAAGCAATTTTcatataaacatgtttttaagAATTCTGCATGGTTCAgttatacaaaaacatatttatctGAATTTTATTGGGAGAGAATGCAGTTTGGCATAGAAGAGCCCCCTGACTGTCTCTTTTACATCTTTGTTCCTGAGGCTGTAGATCAGGGGATTCAGCATGGGGATCATGACAGTGAAAAGAACAGTGTCCGCTTTGACCAGGAGCCAGGAGTTCTGGGCATGCGGAACACAGTAGAGGAGGAGAATTATCCCATGGAAGATGCTGATGGCAGTCAGGTGAGAGgtacaggtggagaaggctttgcgGAGGCCACCCTTAGAAGGCATCCTGCTGACAGTGGCAATGATGAAGACATAGGAGGCAAGGATGATCAGGAGGCTACACACTTCATTGAATGTAGAAATGATGAAACATGCCATCTGACTGAAAGAAGTGTCAGAGCAGGACAAAGAGAGGATGGCAGACAACTCACAGCAAAAATGATTCATGATGTTGGACCCACAGTAGGACAGTCTTACCAGAGAATATGTGAGTATCAATGAGCAGAGAACACCCCACATGTAAGATCCACCCACCAGGAGGGCACAGAGCTTGCGAGACATGGCAACTGTGTAGAGAAGCGGGTTACACACAGCCACAaaccggtcataggccatcactgcCAACATGAACATTTCTGTAATCACACATGCACAGCCAAAGAAAAACTGTGTCATGCATCCACTGAAGGAGATACTTCTATCTTCCACAACCAAGATCTCTAACAGCTTGGGTGTAATCATACTGGAGTAGCAAACATCTAGAAATGAGAGGTGGctgaggaaaaagtacatgggtgTATGAAGCTTGGGATTGATCCTTCTCACTACAATGATGCCCACGTTCCCCACCACAGTGACTGTGTAGATAATTAGGAACAGCAGAAAGAGAGATGCCTGGATCTGTGGGAATTCTGAGAACCCCACCAGGATGAATTTAGTTACAGTGCTCTGGTTGCCGACTTCATATGccattattcttctttaaagagaaaacatgaggaaagaaataaaattggagcATTGTAACTTCATGGTGTAATGGCAGAGACCTAGGTGATGTTCAGTGTGGCCGAGTGAAAAAGAGAGCTGTCAGTTTTTCTGTGGTGAGTCCTCTGCTTACCTTTGCATTCTTACTTGACCCCTTACCTGGTCCTTGATAAAAAGGAAGTTACTGTTTTCTTCAAgactgtacttttttttaatctgaataaaAAGGTGGTAGTGATCATCATTATATTATGTaaattgtgtataaatatatctGATGCATGGAAGGCTTCATTTGACAATAGTTTATGACAAGCATGGAGACATGTAGAAATATCAGAAAATCGTTGAACTAATCATATGTTTTACATGATCACCTCACAGGATCCTTGGGAATAAAAATACTTCCAAATGccaatacaaagaaaagaaaaaatatttgagggtCAGAATATTCCTTATCAAACTTTTACAGTTCTTTATcaacataattaatttttccattatGAAGACATatactattatatttttcttttttcagttcttccttttttctatttcttttcatgtttctttttttattttatttttttttttttggttctttggtTACAGAGTCTTTGCATAcaataccactgaactgcatctctAATTGTTTtatgggacagggtctcactgatttccTTAGATTTTGGCCTAGTTCCTCAGACTGTCCTAGAAGTGCAATTATACTTCCTCAGTTTTCCAAGTGTCTGGGATTGCAAGTGTGTCTTGACCTAGCAAACCCTATTTTCAATTTATCATGAAGGATCTACTGAAAAGGATTTTTAAGTATATCATCAACCCTTCCACTGATAAATAGATTCTTTCAGTTATATAAAACTATGTGGTCATTTAGAAGGTTGATAATGCAGAATATTTACACAACATGCTaagtttttttttgaaaattttcttaaaagtttcACTTTCATATGTGCATTTTCaagcacatattttattaaacacaaagaaacaacCATTATCAGCAGTTAAATAGAATActaaaatatagtaatttttcATTCCAAGTATCCAGAACCCTTGCTTCATGAGGTCATTTTAGGACTGCTGACCAAAGAGAACTAAAAGCATATGtaagaatgaataataaaaacatcCTATTTTTGTAATCCACACAATTTCCAAGTGAATAGAGAGATCAAAAAACTGTGATGTTAACACATCTgaaaactgggaaaaaaattttgctaTTGTGTTTCAAGTGACCGGATCTCTGAAACCTACAAGTATCCATCCCAGCACAGAGCACTGCTGTACCTTGCAAACTTGATATGGTGCAATGGGAGACCTAGTTGAGCTGGTGACCTTTGCAAACAGTCACACATAGGGTTACTGGTGAACCACAAACCCCTTATTTATACACTTAGGATCTTGAAAAACTAGACCTAGACATTTACTTTctaacttctttttgttttcaaattcacATTCCTTCTTAAATTCCAGTGCCCATGGACTCCATCCCCAGTGCTTAGATAATGTTCACTTTGCATTACTTCCCAACCACTGCCTGGTGATTTTTGCCTTTGCTTATCCTTTTAGAAGCTCAGGTTGGGGCTATTGTTAAATCAGGCACAGTTaatgaaaaatgaggaaatataaaGCTGTCTCTCATTCTTCACTCCTACTCTTGACAGCAGGCATTTCAACAGAACATTGCTTGCTATCTAATAAAATCTATTCTCCAACTAACCCTTGAATACAATCAGTGAAGTTTTTGACTCCACTGTctttcaaagtgcataaatggAAGCTATGAATTTTGATGGCATTTCCTTAATACATCAACAAGCAATACTGTCCATTCATACAGGTATCTTTAAATTGcattctctgaaaatatttacttcttcTAATCCATTGCATTGACTCCATTCCTTCACTTGTGTTTTAATCTTGTTTAATCACATTTTCCCTGTATATCTCCTCCAAAAAAATGTGTATGGTTATCCAAATGTGATTTTTTCTCATGCTATACATTCTTTGCACTTATATTATCAGAACATTTATGAAAGCATAACAAATTTGCTATTTGATGTTTGCATTCAGGTGTGTTCTCTATTTTACTAAATtcagtaaatataataaaaacaaagacttaCCATTGACAGTTCACATACATCCTCTAGTGTGACATAGAATTCAGAACAAAGTTGCAAACTCAGTCAAATTATCCGAGGAGTCATGAAAACAGAATTTAGTATACTGAATATACACCATTCACAGAACTAAGGAGACAATCCTCTATCTCAGACCCaaccgtttttttttttcctccaaccaTTTTtggatttcaacacacctcttgGAAGAATGAAAAGATGCCCAACATTGAAGCAACTCACCAAAGGACATATTCTCCTGATAGACATTTTTAATTGTGTACTTCCTTGCCATTATGAACACACTTCATGCATGTTCTCCCTcatgattaaaatattcttatacatTTAACATCCCTTTAAGGCAGTGACTCTtccaaaacagaatttaaaaaaggagGGAGTTAAAATTGTTCCAACTTTCAACAGCATAATGATGCTCTGAGGAAGATACATATATCCCATGATAATGCTCTTTGTTTTACATCTAGCTGTTTAACACTAGGGACACAGACCCTGGAGAATCCTGATTATATTGAAGAACTATAAACAACAGAATTAGAGAAAATCACTCTTCCATTACTTGGAGTATAGTTTCTTCCAAATTGGTAATATATTGATagaaatgtcttaaaaatatctAACTTCTATATGGAGGTTCACTTTGAAAATCACAAAAACATCAATGAAAGAACAAGACCCTATTTATTTCAATCATGCCaatataattatatgttataagcatttttattcttgttttatttgtttgcataACATTCTGCAAAATTATAGATAAAGTTTGTTCAAAATAAAGATGTCAAATAGTCTGAGTcatgaaataatgaaatgatggatatggttttataatttttttcatgtaccaAATAGGTACATGTATATAGGAAGAACAGTACTCtactatatattctggatataccTTCAGCTAGGGAATTCAGAAAATTGGCATATGTTACGTATCTAGCTTTCAATCTAGACCTAGCTATATTCTTCAGAACAGTCCTATAGATTAAAGCACTGgtattattcattcatctattataCCTGTTACATTTACACTTGTGGTTTGCAGGTCAGGGTAAAAAAAATAGTGGTGTCAAACACTTACCATAAAAATAATACCCAGATTCTTGACCAACTATGAAGTCTTGAGAAATGCACAGAGgcactgacattttaaaatagtaactaccaagggttttgtttgtttgatgtttgAACAAAGAATTGAAAATTCTGATGCAGTTACATTGGAGGAGTTGGGGAAATAGGGAAAAATTAAGCAGCATTTTATGTTCATCTTTACAAGTATCAGCTGTTTTCAATTGGGGAATGCttgcagaataaatatttttgcttggAAGAACTTTGGCTGGCTGACACACATCAGTGTATTTGTTCTTGTATAGTAGTTGAAATTACAGCAGAGATTAAtcactaaaaatacttttaaatcaaagaaatcatCAATTTAAAACACAACACTAAGAaccaaaatcatttcattttctcaCTCTATTCTACTTTCATTTCACTATggcatgtaaaaaaataaagaataaaagacacacaAAGCAATGTGTGCACTATAGCAATTGTGCAATTAGTTCTATGTTTTCAAAAGTATTAATTCTTTATCACATTAAGTGACAAAATGTGCATATGCATTCCAAAACAACATGCAGATTTTAGTTTAGGAATATGTGTCTCTGATATTGACTGTTTTATCATCTGATTTGTAGTCtcattagatttttaaagaattattttcatgaaCTACAGACATGTTTTTTAGATACAGAAACTAAACTTTGCTGTATCAACCAAGAAGAGATATTTGCAATATAGACATCGATAAGAATTGCATCTTCATTGTGATGATGTGTAATTTGAGTTAAAATACAGAAGTATCCCAATAACATTCTGCATAATTGTAGATAATTTTTGCTCAAAAAAAGTTGTCAAATAttctttcatgaaagaaaaaagatggatgtggttttataatttttttcacttttactaACACAGCAAATATAGTGAGAagcaataagaaaatttaaaaagacacaaaggaacaaaaacaacCCTGAATGACTGGTTAATGTATCAGAACATATTTTTAAGGAACATTTGGTATGATCCAAAGTGGGAAAGATTTTTATGGGTTTATGATACAAGGGGACTCATGcttagcaaagctctaagcaatGTAAATATTTAGATAAATGGTCAATGATAGTATTAATTAGTAATGAACTAGTGTTATTTGAAACACATTCAAACACCAGTTGATTTCAAGGGTGAACTCCTGAAATGATGTAAAGTTTaagaactatttattttaaatttcaatgtcAACAAATGTACATATTCTTTACCCAAGAAAATTAAGAGATCTACTTGATAAGGGGGATTCACATGACAGTTCCAGAAGAAAGTACTAATATTGTTTAAAAGCTCAGAAAACTGTAAGTGCATTTGTAGTGGAATAAAATTTTGCCCTTCTTTCTcgccctgcacaaaactcagctcaaagtggatcaagaatctAGGTATTAGAGCAGGAATCTTGCatatactagaagaaaacattggcCCCCAAACACATTACATACACAaagcaattcccatcaaaatttcaaTTATGCTATTCATGGGAGTGGAAAAAGCACTCAccagaatacccaaagcaattcttagcaaaagtaaatggataaataaataataaataaataaacaaaattatgcaGGCGGTATCACAATATCAGCCTTATATTATACTAAAGAGCTATAGGAATAGAACTAATATTGGCAGCAAGACAGGGAAGAAGACctgtggaatagaatagaagacacagaaataaaaacacaaaaacacagctaactcatcctagacaaaggagccaataACTTACACTGgggaaaagacagcctcttcaacaaattgagCTTAGAAAACTGTAAATGCATATGGAGTAGAATGAAATTTTACCCCTCTTTCTCACtttgcacaaaactcagctcacaGTGGATGGAGAATCTAAGTATTAGACCAGAAATCTTGCAtatactggaagaaaacataggccaAACACTTCAATATATTGGaacaggaactgacttccttaataagagaccaaaatatcaaaaattaaaatcaataaacaataaatggaatgacatcaatctaaaaatcttcttcacatcAAAAAAACATTCGAGAATGTAAAGAGCTTAccgaatgggagaaaatctttgccacttgcccacaagatagaaaattaatttccaggataaatatcaagaacccaaaaaacttaacattaaaaaaaatcaaatagcccaatcaataaatgagcaaaggaactgaaaaggcaagtcatagaagaagaaatacaaatggcatatatatatcttttttaggaattagggaaatgtaaattaaaactacaaaggTTTCCTCTCATTGATGTCAGAATGgcattaccaagaatacaaggaGCAATAAATTTTTAGTGAGAATGTGGTGATAAATTGACATTCATACACTGATAGGATGAgcacaaattggtgcaatcactctggaaagcaatatggagatgcctcaaaaaaactaggaatggaaccaccacttgacccagatatcccactcctgggtcagTACCCATAGGATTTAGAATCATCATCCTACAGCtccattaatgtttatagcagtcaTTTTACAGGAGCTAagtatggagccaacctaggtgtccttcaggagatgaatagataaagaaaatgtggtatagatacacaatggaggcttactcagtcataaagaagaaagacCTTACGACATTTGTGCTGacaaatggatagatctggagaatgtcacgctaagtgaagtaagcaagTCCCCAAAAACCACAGGTCAGATGCTTCCTCTAATAGATACAAGAA is drawn from Urocitellus parryii isolate mUroPar1 chromosome 4, mUroPar1.hap1, whole genome shotgun sequence and contains these coding sequences:
- the LOC144254216 gene encoding olfactory receptor 1165-like, translated to MAYEVGNQSTVTKFILVGFSEFPQIQASLFLLFLIIYTVTVVGNVGIIVVRRINPKLHTPMYFFLSHLSFLDVCYSSMITPKLLEILVVEDRSISFSGCMTQFFFGCACVITEMFMLAVMAYDRFVAVCNPLLYTVAMSRKLCALLVGGSYMWGVLCSLILTYSLVRLSYCGSNIMNHFCCELSAILSLSCSDTSFSQMACFIISTFNEVCSLLIILASYVFIIATVSRMPSKGGLRKAFSTCTSHLTAISIFHGIILLLYCVPHAQNSWLLVKADTVLFTVMIPMLNPLIYSLRNKDVKETVRGLFYAKLHSLPIKFR